Proteins encoded in a region of the Neodiprion lecontei isolate iyNeoLeco1 chromosome 5, iyNeoLeco1.1, whole genome shotgun sequence genome:
- the LOC107217891 gene encoding hsp90 co-chaperone Cdc37, with amino-acid sequence MVDYSKWKNIEISDDEDDTHPNIDTPSLFRWRHQARLERMQEQRAEQEKHEREKEEIARKLKEAEEKLSKVEKGEEKDQQDLTSVKKALEELKMKESEILHKEEELKKKEKLQPWNVDTIAQPGFTKTVINTKPARKEDESNLPDEEKENRMKQFVKRNEKTLKEFGMLRRYDDSKKYLQDHPDLVCENTANYLVIWCINLEMEEKHDLMEHVAHQCICMQYILELSKQLDVDPRACVGSFFSRIQIAEVEYKNSFDDELKSFKERIRKRAAEKVAEALKEAEEEERKSRLGPGGLDPVQVFQELPEALQKCFEAQDIPLLQQTIASMPEEEARYHMKRCIDSGLWVPDAKAAKEQQEEEEAIGTPDPE; translated from the exons ATGGTCGATTACAGCAAGTGGAAAAACATAGAG ATATCTGATGACGAAGATGACACCCATCCCAATATCGATACTCCGTCACTGTTTAGGTGGCGGCATCAGGCTAGATTGGAAAGGATGCAGGAACAAAGAGCAGAACAGGAGAAgcatgaaagagaaaaagagga AATTGCGCGAAAGTTGAAAGAGGCGGAGGAAAAGTTGAGCAAGGTAGAAAAGGGTGAGGAAAAGGACCAGCAAGACCTGACATCTGTTAAAAAGGCATTGGAAGAGCTTAAAATGAAAGAGTCTGAGATATTGCACAAGGAAGAAGAAttaaagaagaaggaaaagttACAACCTTGGAATGTGGATACAATTGCCCAACCAGGTTTTACAAAGACGGTAATAAATACAAAGCCAGCTAGAAAGGAAGATGAGAGTAACTTGCCAGatgaagagaaagagaacaGGATGAAGCAGTTTGTTAAGcgtaatgaaaaaactttgaagGAATTTGGTATGCTGCGGAGGTATGACGATAGTAAGAAATATCTCCAGGACCACCCAGATTTGGTTTGCGAAAATACGGCGAATTACTTGGTCATTTGGTGTATCAACTTGGAAATGGAAGAG AAACACGACCTAATGGAGCATGTAGCTCACCAGTGCATTTGCATGCAGTATATTCTTGAACTCTCCAAGCAGCTAGATGTCGACCCACGTGCCTGTGTCGGATCTTTCTTCAGTCGTATACAAATCGCTGaggttgaatataaaaattccttTGATGACGAACTGAAGTCCTTTAAGGAAAGGATTCGCAAGAGAGCGGCAGAAAAAGTAGCTGAGGCACTAAAAGAAGCCGAAGAGGAAGAACGAAAGAGTCGCCTTGGTCCTGGAGGTCTAGATCCGGTCCAAGTGTTTCAAGAACTTCCTGAG GCCTTACAAAAGTGCTTTGAGGCACAGGATATACCGTTGTTGCAACAGACGATAGCATCAATGCCAGAAGAGGAAGCAAGGTACCACATGAAACGATGCATCGATAGCGGACTATGGGTCCCAGATGCAAAGGCTGCTAAAGAACaacaggaagaagaagaagccaTCGGAACTCCAGACcctgaataa